A stretch of the Sulfuricurvum sp. genome encodes the following:
- the uvrB gene encoding excinuclease ABC subunit UvrB: MPVFKVHTPYQPAGDQPIAIDALSSGIKNGERYVALEGVTGSGKTYTMAKVIESVQLPTIIMTHNKTLAAQLYSEFRSFFPENHVEYFISYYDYYQPEAYIPRQDLFIEKDSSINDELERLRLSATANLLSYDDVIVVASVSANYGLGDPEEYEKMVQVVSIGDEISQKKLLLRLVEMGYARNDSYFDGGHFRVNGEVVDIYPPYWQDQALRIEFFGDEVERLALFEPLKNSVVESIQTITIYATSQFAVGQEKLSRAIKRIEDELGERLAELDKQGKIVEAQRLKQRCEFDLEMLQATGMCKGIENYSRHLTDKKPGEAPYTLLDYFALHHDKYLIIVDESHVSLPQFRGMFAGDRSRKEVLVEYGFRLPSALDNRPLMIDEFMNKAPHYMFVSATPSAQELDVSTTLAHQIIRPTGLLDPIITIKPSENQVEDLHDEIKKTVALGDRVLVTVLTKKMAEALTKYLADLGIKVQYMHSEIDAIERNQIIRGLRVGDFDVLIGINLLREGLDLPEVSLVAILDADKEGFLRSETALIQTIGRAARNEHGHVILYAQKITGSMERAIGTTTKRRAIQEAYNTEHGITPTTTKRSLDENLKLEDVGDLYNRSKKAKTLPAAERKKLIEELNLKMREAAKKLEFEEAARLRDEIAKIRKL, from the coding sequence TTGCCGGTTTTTAAAGTCCATACTCCCTACCAACCTGCCGGTGATCAGCCCATTGCCATCGACGCGCTTAGCAGCGGTATCAAAAACGGTGAACGCTATGTCGCCCTCGAAGGGGTTACGGGCAGCGGTAAAACCTACACGATGGCGAAGGTGATCGAAAGCGTTCAGCTGCCGACCATCATCATGACCCATAATAAGACATTGGCGGCACAGCTCTACAGCGAATTCCGCTCGTTTTTCCCCGAAAATCATGTCGAGTATTTCATCAGCTACTACGACTATTATCAGCCCGAAGCCTATATCCCCCGCCAGGATTTATTTATCGAAAAAGACAGTTCCATCAACGATGAACTGGAACGGCTGCGCCTCTCGGCTACCGCCAATCTTCTTAGCTATGACGACGTCATTGTCGTCGCTTCCGTCTCCGCCAACTATGGGCTTGGGGATCCTGAAGAGTACGAGAAGATGGTGCAGGTCGTAAGTATCGGCGATGAGATCAGCCAGAAGAAACTCCTATTACGCCTCGTCGAGATGGGATATGCCCGCAATGATAGCTATTTTGACGGAGGTCACTTTCGGGTCAACGGCGAAGTGGTCGATATCTATCCCCCCTACTGGCAGGATCAGGCACTGCGAATCGAATTTTTCGGGGATGAAGTGGAACGTCTTGCTCTGTTCGAACCGCTGAAGAATTCTGTGGTTGAGAGCATTCAAACTATCACTATCTACGCTACAAGCCAGTTTGCCGTCGGGCAAGAGAAACTCTCCCGCGCCATCAAACGGATCGAAGACGAGCTGGGAGAACGGTTGGCTGAACTCGACAAGCAGGGGAAAATCGTCGAAGCTCAGCGTCTCAAACAGCGATGCGAGTTTGATCTTGAAATGCTGCAAGCGACGGGGATGTGTAAGGGGATCGAAAACTACTCCCGCCATCTGACCGACAAAAAACCGGGTGAAGCCCCCTATACGCTCCTCGATTATTTTGCCCTCCATCACGACAAATATCTCATTATCGTCGATGAGAGCCATGTCAGTCTCCCTCAGTTTCGGGGAATGTTTGCCGGAGACCGAAGCCGGAAAGAGGTACTCGTCGAATACGGGTTCCGACTTCCGAGCGCATTGGACAACCGTCCGTTGATGATCGATGAGTTTATGAACAAAGCACCCCACTATATGTTCGTCTCGGCGACCCCTTCCGCACAGGAACTCGATGTCAGCACCACCCTCGCCCATCAGATCATCCGACCGACCGGACTGCTCGATCCGATCATCACCATCAAGCCCTCTGAAAATCAGGTGGAAGATCTGCATGACGAGATCAAAAAAACGGTTGCTCTCGGCGATCGTGTCCTTGTCACGGTACTCACCAAAAAAATGGCCGAAGCCCTCACCAAATACCTCGCCGATCTGGGGATCAAAGTGCAGTATATGCATTCCGAGATCGATGCGATAGAACGCAACCAGATCATTCGGGGGCTTCGTGTCGGAGACTTTGACGTCCTTATCGGAATCAACCTTTTACGAGAAGGGCTTGATCTTCCCGAAGTAAGCCTTGTCGCGATTTTGGATGCCGATAAAGAGGGATTCTTACGCTCTGAAACCGCTCTGATCCAAACCATCGGCCGTGCGGCTCGGAATGAACACGGACACGTCATTTTATACGCCCAAAAGATTACGGGATCGATGGAACGTGCAATCGGTACCACGACCAAACGGCGTGCTATACAAGAAGCCTATAATACGGAACACGGGATCACGCCGACAACAACCAAACGCTCTCTCGATGAAAATCTCAAACTCGAAGATGTAGGCGATCTCTACAACCGCTCTAAAAAGGCGAAAACACTTCCTGCTGCGGAACGGAAAAAACTGATCGAAGAGTTGAATCTCAAAATGAGAGAAGCGGCTAAGAAATTGGAGTTTGAAGAGGCGGCACGGCTGCGAGATGAAATAGCAAAAATTCGTAAGTTATAA
- a CDS encoding DUF2721 domain-containing protein, with translation MLLADLIGTLQLAIGPVILISGIGLIILSLTNRFGRIVDRTRQLSVEYRSSSGTDLERILSELKILSLRAKIIRNSNFLAVLSVLLVSFIIIALFGSALYHFNMTYLLITLFIASIISLILSLFLFIYDLDLSLKALWIELPETIALKESINCKP, from the coding sequence ATGTTACTGGCGGATCTCATCGGAACGTTACAATTGGCCATCGGTCCGGTCATTCTTATTTCCGGAATCGGCTTAATCATTTTGAGCCTCACTAACCGCTTCGGACGCATCGTCGACAGGACGCGTCAACTCTCCGTTGAGTACCGCAGCTCTTCAGGTACAGATCTTGAGCGCATATTATCGGAACTGAAAATCCTCTCTTTGAGAGCAAAAATCATTAGAAATAGCAACTTTCTGGCCGTCCTGAGTGTTTTACTCGTTTCATTTATCATCATCGCTCTGTTTGGATCGGCACTGTATCATTTTAATATGACGTATCTCCTCATAACCTTGTTCATCGCGAGTATCATCAGCTTGATCCTCTCGCTCTTTTTGTTCATATACGACCTTGATCTCTCCCTGAAGGCACTTTGGATTGAGCTTCCGGAAACCATAGCCCTCAAAGAGTCTATCAATTGTAAACCATAA
- a CDS encoding c-type cytochrome, translating into MKTLIAILGLTAMLSAAEGGALFQKCAACHGAKAEKAALGKSEVIAGWKSDKVLDALKGYKAGTRNTKGMGAIMKGQTATLSESDMKSLADYVAGLK; encoded by the coding sequence ATGAAAACGTTAATTGCGATTCTTGGACTTACAGCTATGTTGAGCGCCGCTGAGGGCGGTGCTTTGTTTCAAAAATGTGCGGCGTGTCACGGTGCTAAAGCGGAAAAAGCGGCTTTGGGTAAATCAGAAGTGATTGCCGGATGGAAATCGGATAAAGTGCTTGATGCCCTCAAAGGCTACAAAGCCGGAACCCGCAATACCAAAGGGATGGGTGCTATCATGAAAGGGCAAACGGCTACGTTGTCGGAGAGTGATATGAAATCTCTTGCGGATTATGTTGCAGGATTGAAATAA
- a CDS encoding serine hydrolase — MFKSLFFFFLLSVTALYADIDAEKLDKLNVEALLVKNLTSNEILYSKEALREVQPASLTKIMTAILAIEQGDLNRSVVITKEMLQVEPTKAGYKEGEVFALDDLIKAALIKSDNDAAMAIAIAVGGSVEYFKEMMNAKAASIGMVNTVFTNPCGFDIGNHHSTPQDLLTLAEYAIKNPVFNDITRLNQHTYYSLNSGRKFVAHTHNQLLNQYEYAVGVKTGYTSKAGPCLIARAKKEDRDCLIIMLNSKENRWKTAKEIFEQVFVPKQDVLASL; from the coding sequence ATGTTCAAATCATTATTTTTCTTTTTTCTTCTCTCTGTCACCGCTTTATATGCCGATATCGATGCTGAAAAACTGGATAAATTAAATGTCGAAGCACTGCTGGTCAAAAATCTTACGAGCAATGAGATACTCTATTCCAAAGAGGCGCTGCGTGAAGTTCAGCCGGCAAGTCTGACCAAAATCATGACGGCCATATTGGCGATAGAACAGGGAGATTTAAACCGCTCTGTCGTTATTACGAAAGAGATGCTACAAGTTGAGCCTACCAAAGCAGGGTACAAAGAGGGAGAAGTCTTCGCATTGGACGATTTGATCAAAGCGGCACTGATTAAATCAGATAACGATGCGGCAATGGCCATTGCAATAGCGGTCGGAGGCTCGGTCGAATATTTCAAAGAGATGATGAATGCCAAAGCCGCAAGTATCGGCATGGTGAATACCGTTTTTACAAACCCGTGCGGATTTGACATCGGGAATCATCACTCTACACCTCAAGATCTTCTTACTTTGGCGGAATACGCTATCAAAAATCCTGTATTTAATGACATTACCCGCCTAAATCAGCATACATATTACTCGCTCAACAGCGGTCGGAAATTTGTCGCCCATACCCACAATCAGCTTCTTAACCAGTATGAATATGCTGTGGGAGTGAAAACGGGGTATACCTCAAAAGCGGGGCCGTGCTTGATCGCCCGAGCCAAGAAAGAGGACAGGGATTGTTTGATCATTATGCTCAATTCCAAAGAGAACCGCTGGAAAACGGCAAAAGAGATATTTGAGCAGGTATTTGTCCCTAAGCAGGATGTTTTGGCATCGCTGTAA
- a CDS encoding HD domain-containing phosphohydrolase, whose product MIPYTPETILIVDDSPENLMVLSEILKPFYKVKVATGGTKALNLIASGDIPDLILLDIMMPDISGYDVCKKLKNDPMTRNIPIIFVTTLSDYTNEEEGLHLGAVDYITKPVNSSIVLARVNTHITLLRNQHNLEQKLQERTEEIVLTRMEVIRQLGRAAEFKDNETGTHILRMSAYAKLIAQKIGLDNARTELIYLSAPMHDIGKIGTPDAVLQKPGSLTPEEWEVIRKHPNQGADIIGNHHSLLLQTARIVSLTHHERFDGTGYPNGIKGYDIPLAGRIVAIADVFDALTSRRPYKEAWSIERAVEYLQDQKGKHFDSELVDIFLQHMDDIKAIMTQFKD is encoded by the coding sequence ATGATCCCCTATACTCCCGAAACGATCCTCATCGTTGATGATTCTCCCGAAAATTTAATGGTTTTAAGCGAAATTCTCAAACCTTTTTACAAAGTCAAAGTAGCGACAGGAGGGACAAAAGCGCTCAATCTCATCGCGTCCGGAGATATCCCGGATCTGATTCTTTTGGACATCATGATGCCGGATATCAGCGGATACGATGTCTGCAAAAAACTCAAAAATGACCCCATGACGCGCAACATCCCGATCATCTTCGTCACAACACTGAGTGATTATACAAATGAGGAAGAAGGGCTACATCTCGGAGCGGTAGACTACATCACCAAACCGGTCAACTCTTCCATCGTACTAGCCCGTGTCAATACCCACATTACGCTTTTGAGAAATCAGCATAACCTCGAACAAAAACTTCAAGAGCGGACCGAAGAGATCGTCCTTACACGCATGGAAGTCATTCGCCAGCTCGGACGTGCGGCAGAGTTCAAAGACAACGAAACCGGAACCCATATCTTGCGAATGAGTGCCTATGCAAAACTGATCGCTCAAAAAATTGGACTCGACAACGCCCGCACCGAACTCATCTATCTCTCAGCGCCGATGCATGATATCGGCAAAATCGGAACTCCGGATGCCGTTTTGCAAAAGCCGGGATCTCTAACGCCCGAAGAGTGGGAAGTGATACGCAAACATCCGAATCAAGGAGCCGATATTATCGGGAATCACCATTCCTTGCTGCTTCAAACGGCCCGGATTGTTTCGCTGACCCATCATGAACGATTTGACGGAACCGGATATCCAAACGGAATCAAAGGATATGATATTCCGCTCGCAGGCCGGATCGTCGCCATAGCCGATGTGTTCGATGCGCTCACGTCGCGACGGCCGTATAAAGAAGCTTGGAGTATTGAGCGGGCGGTTGAATACCTGCAGGATCAAAAAGGGAAACATTTTGACAGTGAGCTAGTAGATATATTCTTGCAACATATGGATGATATCAAAGCCATCATGACGCAGTTTAAAGATTAG
- a CDS encoding response regulator yields the protein MTFNSLFFLRSILKHPLFRYTLLAYLSIVFLVAWGIYQREYQLKLAQIDAQLLEAIYATDSTFGRSNVDKYTKDIPPSPQQFQQMIRDANTLAGQLQASYIYIVVKDKDGGYYFTISNEHDDDRAKGLGVKFWERYDEPAPELIQAFQTNTLAFSPIYTDKWGTFHSVFVPMVSPQGKTYVVGADIAVEYIRTLLLNVLFLTLGIALLFLLVLIPTIVLLQRYNKTKEREALNHHNMLIQQKLQQQLNHQIAFEQALIDTIPYPLFYKGSDCRFIGVNKAYEETFGISRDYLIGKQVLDLEYLPMEDRIEYQAEDERIIQTIGTSHKEMIIPFSDGKNHQTLYWVRGFADPDGAPAGLIGAIVDISELIEAREAAHAAMRVKSEFLANMSHEIRTPMNAIIGMTELALKGNLPEKERRFITKASEASHLLLDIINDILDFSKIEAGKLHIESIPFNLEELVVSVIDMIGMRAQQKGIELLVNLENDFEKSYRGDPLRIKQVLLNLVSNAVKFTAQGEVVIKIRSLLTETTAPTLRFEVKDTGIGISPEEQTLLFRAFTQADMSTTRKFGGTGLGLAIAKQLVTLMGGTIGFESQHNAGSTFWFEIQLPSEHFENTEAHTPSIPRLNVLVVDDNETAREIFHEMLSRFGIESAICQNADEALQLLDGGFSADIAILDWKMEGIDGVELYHRINERYSRQITSIIMVTAYEKEELVAEFGIDLPEKILIKPITPSHLFDTLIEIYGHAQLSPQHPNPQQSEEFSGSLNGLSALLVEDNESNQEVAYEILTQAHIIVSIVSNGQEALDWLAHHPTPDVVLMDCQMPVMDGYEATRRIRSNSSLPHIPIIAMTANVLDGDEESCRQAGMDGYITKPIDSTKLFQEIAHHCHIALIEKSQTAESALNVYPIDGIESEIAIKRIGGNTQLYHRLLKKFYAENKDFRERYFSSERNSPDTQKRLCHTLKSVAAMLGMTYLTQLSREAELSDHPINRDNDVLENIDNEIQRLGSLIHTIPEEQSVAESIVISDSILDTLLQKLRNADATAYDDAAILHNASDAELRDAYEFIQRFEFDKAARLIEHILHKETT from the coding sequence ATGACTTTCAACTCATTATTTTTCCTTCGCAGTATTCTCAAACACCCCCTCTTCCGCTATACCCTTCTGGCGTATCTGAGTATCGTCTTTCTTGTAGCTTGGGGGATTTATCAACGGGAATATCAACTTAAATTAGCACAGATCGATGCCCAGCTGTTGGAAGCGATTTATGCGACGGATAGCACGTTTGGACGCAGTAACGTAGACAAATACACTAAAGACATCCCTCCCTCTCCACAACAATTTCAACAAATGATTCGTGATGCCAACACGTTGGCAGGGCAACTTCAGGCCTCTTATATTTATATCGTTGTCAAAGACAAGGACGGAGGATATTACTTTACCATTTCCAATGAGCACGATGACGATCGTGCAAAGGGACTAGGAGTCAAATTTTGGGAACGTTATGACGAACCTGCCCCTGAACTTATCCAGGCATTTCAAACCAACACGTTAGCATTTAGTCCTATATACACTGACAAATGGGGGACATTTCACTCGGTTTTCGTACCGATGGTCTCCCCTCAGGGAAAAACCTATGTTGTGGGAGCCGATATCGCGGTCGAATACATCCGAACACTCCTGCTGAATGTCTTATTCCTGACCCTCGGCATCGCACTGCTCTTTCTTCTTGTACTGATCCCTACGATCGTCTTGCTTCAACGCTACAACAAAACAAAAGAGCGCGAAGCACTCAATCATCACAACATGCTCATACAGCAAAAGCTTCAGCAACAACTCAATCATCAAATTGCATTTGAACAAGCGCTTATCGATACTATCCCCTATCCTCTTTTTTACAAAGGGAGCGATTGCCGCTTTATCGGCGTTAATAAAGCGTATGAAGAGACATTCGGAATATCTCGAGACTACCTCATCGGCAAGCAGGTCTTGGATTTAGAGTATCTTCCGATGGAAGATCGGATTGAATATCAAGCCGAAGATGAACGGATCATTCAAACCATCGGAACCTCCCACAAAGAGATGATCATCCCTTTTAGCGACGGCAAAAATCATCAGACCCTGTATTGGGTTCGAGGATTTGCAGACCCGGACGGAGCACCGGCAGGATTGATCGGTGCAATCGTCGATATCTCTGAACTCATCGAGGCAAGGGAAGCGGCCCATGCCGCGATGCGGGTAAAAAGCGAATTTTTAGCCAACATGAGCCATGAAATCCGAACGCCTATGAATGCCATCATCGGTATGACCGAATTGGCACTTAAAGGCAACCTGCCTGAAAAAGAGCGGCGGTTTATTACCAAAGCTTCCGAAGCTTCCCATCTGCTGCTTGATATCATCAACGATATTCTCGATTTTTCCAAAATTGAAGCCGGAAAACTGCACATCGAATCGATCCCTTTTAATCTAGAGGAACTTGTTGTTTCGGTTATCGATATGATCGGGATGCGGGCACAGCAAAAAGGGATCGAGCTTTTAGTCAATTTAGAAAATGATTTTGAAAAAAGTTACAGAGGCGATCCTTTACGCATCAAACAAGTTCTCCTGAATCTCGTCTCCAATGCGGTTAAATTTACCGCACAGGGAGAAGTGGTCATTAAAATACGCTCACTCTTGACTGAGACTACAGCCCCTACGCTTCGATTTGAAGTCAAAGATACGGGAATCGGAATTTCACCGGAAGAGCAGACGTTGCTCTTTAGGGCATTCACCCAAGCCGATATGTCCACAACCCGTAAATTCGGCGGTACAGGACTCGGATTGGCAATCGCCAAACAACTCGTTACCTTGATGGGAGGAACCATCGGTTTCGAAAGTCAGCACAATGCAGGGAGTACCTTTTGGTTTGAAATTCAACTTCCGAGCGAGCACTTTGAAAATACCGAAGCGCATACTCCGAGCATTCCCCGTCTGAACGTTTTAGTCGTCGATGACAACGAAACCGCACGGGAAATTTTTCATGAGATGCTTTCACGCTTCGGAATCGAGAGCGCCATCTGCCAAAACGCGGATGAAGCGTTACAGTTACTGGACGGAGGGTTCAGTGCCGACATTGCAATATTGGATTGGAAAATGGAAGGGATCGACGGAGTCGAGCTCTATCATCGTATCAACGAACGCTATTCGCGTCAAATCACTTCGATCATTATGGTCACAGCTTATGAAAAAGAAGAGCTCGTGGCAGAATTCGGAATCGATCTGCCTGAGAAAATACTCATCAAACCGATCACTCCCTCTCATCTGTTCGATACCCTCATCGAAATTTACGGACATGCCCAACTATCACCTCAGCACCCCAATCCTCAGCAATCAGAAGAATTTTCCGGCTCGCTTAACGGACTATCTGCATTGCTCGTAGAAGACAACGAAAGCAATCAAGAGGTTGCGTATGAAATTTTGACACAGGCGCATATCATCGTTTCCATCGTCTCCAACGGGCAAGAGGCGCTCGATTGGCTTGCTCACCATCCGACTCCGGATGTTGTCTTGATGGACTGCCAAATGCCGGTAATGGACGGATACGAAGCGACTCGGCGCATTCGCAGCAATTCCTCACTCCCTCATATACCGATTATCGCGATGACAGCCAATGTTTTGGATGGAGATGAAGAGAGCTGCCGTCAAGCCGGTATGGACGGTTACATCACCAAGCCCATTGATTCAACAAAATTGTTTCAGGAAATTGCACACCATTGCCACATCGCCCTTATAGAGAAATCACAGACTGCTGAATCTGCGCTAAACGTCTATCCTATCGATGGAATAGAGAGTGAAATCGCCATTAAACGCATCGGCGGCAATACACAACTCTACCATCGGCTATTAAAAAAATTCTATGCTGAAAACAAAGATTTCCGTGAACGCTACTTCTCTTCGGAACGTAATTCGCCCGATACGCAAAAACGGCTTTGTCATACCCTTAAAAGTGTTGCCGCTATGCTCGGTATGACCTATTTGACCCAACTTTCCCGTGAAGCGGAACTATCGGATCATCCCATTAACCGAGACAATGATGTGCTTGAAAATATCGACAATGAGATACAACGTCTCGGTTCGCTTATCCATACCATACCCGAGGAACAATCCGTAGCCGAATCCATTGTGATTTCCGACTCCATATTGGACACACTGCTTCAAAAACTGCGAAATGCTGACGCAACGGCCTATGATGATGCCGCTATTTTGCACAATGCATCGGATGCGGAATTAAGAGACGCATATGAGTTTATTCAACGCTTCGAATTTGACAAGGCGGCCCGTCTAATCGAACACATACTCCACAAGGAAACCACATGA
- a CDS encoding HAMP domain-containing sensor histidine kinase: MSATSASGINFAKYRTLKSFLILYGIMSVLILALIGVLYFQYAKAVMLSSQRLAMQLESESYVPKLKAWLEHDRDLKTFPKDLAYTTALYGYDQKPIVSRLHNSTPIDFKENIYLSSKHIYLIVPLSPYGMGEYYLIFETQDDGLWRQQTLEITLTFGTLLFLMLVGMGYFLSRLILRPMNEAIALLDDFIKDTTHELNTPVSAILTNIESLEVNDLPPSAQKKIKRIEIASRTISTLYDDLTYLILNHDLSVQDVQLDLSHLLHERLEYFRHRIEQKKIALQLSVDPSVFLTIDHTKATRVIDNLLSNAIKYNHMGGTISITLRDGVLCVEDNGIGIPDAMIERVFERYTRADKSVGGFGIGLNIVAMIAREYNLNITIESEEKKGTKICVTWSS; encoded by the coding sequence TTGTCAGCCACAAGCGCCTCGGGTATCAATTTCGCTAAATACCGTACCCTCAAAAGCTTTCTAATCCTGTATGGGATCATGTCTGTTTTGATCCTGGCGCTGATCGGGGTCCTCTATTTTCAATACGCCAAAGCCGTGATGCTCTCATCCCAGCGCCTCGCGATGCAACTCGAATCGGAAAGTTATGTCCCAAAACTCAAAGCGTGGCTCGAACACGACCGCGATCTCAAAACCTTTCCGAAAGATTTGGCCTACACGACCGCACTCTACGGATACGATCAAAAACCCATCGTTTCTCGTCTGCATAATAGTACTCCAATCGATTTCAAAGAAAATATCTACCTTTCAAGCAAACACATTTATCTGATCGTTCCTCTCTCACCCTACGGGATGGGGGAGTATTATCTGATTTTTGAAACCCAAGACGACGGGCTGTGGCGTCAACAAACGCTTGAAATCACCCTTACATTCGGAACGCTCTTATTTTTGATGCTCGTCGGTATGGGATATTTTCTCTCTCGTTTGATTCTGCGTCCGATGAACGAGGCGATAGCCCTGCTCGATGATTTTATCAAAGACACCACCCACGAACTCAATACTCCCGTCAGTGCAATCCTCACAAACATCGAATCGCTGGAAGTCAACGATCTCCCCCCCTCGGCACAAAAAAAGATCAAACGAATTGAAATCGCTTCACGCACCATCTCGACCCTGTATGACGATCTCACCTATCTGATCCTCAATCACGACCTCTCCGTGCAGGATGTACAACTCGACCTCAGCCACCTTTTGCACGAACGGTTAGAGTACTTTCGCCACCGAATCGAGCAAAAAAAGATCGCATTGCAGTTGTCCGTAGATCCATCCGTATTTTTAACGATCGATCATACCAAAGCGACCCGTGTCATCGATAATCTCCTCTCGAACGCAATCAAATATAACCATATGGGAGGGACTATATCGATTACTCTTCGTGATGGGGTTCTATGTGTCGAAGATAACGGTATCGGTATCCCCGATGCGATGATCGAACGGGTATTCGAGCGCTATACACGCGCCGATAAAAGTGTCGGAGGATTTGGGATCGGATTGAACATCGTCGCGATGATTGCCAGAGAGTACAACCTGAATATCACGATCGAATCGGAGGAGAAAAAAGGGACGAAGATATGCGTAACGTGGTCCTCATAA
- a CDS encoding response regulator transcription factor has product MTKAKLLLLEDDPNLSESVSEYLEEQGFNVVCVYDASSAEDILYEQKFDLLLLDVNVPGGDGFSLLKANRKEGNTTPAIFITSRNAMSDVEEGFESGGDDYIRKPFALKELLLRIQTILKRNFYHNPTDALTLAEGITYDIENQVLTVEGQVQNLQLKEHKLLKLFIQHRNELLSHEVIMEHLWDYDETPSDGSLRTYIKTLRKLLGKDSIVSHKRLGYQFR; this is encoded by the coding sequence ATGACCAAAGCAAAACTCCTTTTACTCGAAGACGACCCGAATCTTTCTGAGAGTGTCAGCGAATATCTCGAAGAGCAAGGATTTAACGTCGTATGCGTTTACGATGCCTCTTCCGCCGAAGACATTTTATATGAGCAAAAATTTGACTTGTTGCTCCTGGATGTAAACGTTCCCGGCGGAGACGGATTTTCCCTTCTTAAGGCAAACCGGAAAGAGGGAAATACCACACCGGCGATCTTTATCACATCCCGCAATGCCATGAGCGATGTCGAAGAAGGTTTCGAGAGCGGTGGGGACGATTACATCCGTAAACCGTTTGCCCTCAAAGAGTTATTATTACGGATTCAAACGATCTTGAAACGCAACTTTTACCATAATCCGACCGATGCCCTTACCCTCGCCGAGGGAATCACCTATGACATCGAGAATCAAGTCCTCACGGTTGAGGGACAAGTGCAAAATCTCCAGCTGAAAGAGCATAAACTTCTCAAACTTTTTATCCAGCACCGCAATGAGCTCCTCTCACATGAAGTCATCATGGAACATCTATGGGATTATGATGAAACCCCTAGTGACGGAAGCTTACGCACCTACATCAAAACGCTCCGCAAACTCCTCGGAAAGGATTCCATTGTCAGCCACAAGCGCCTCGGGTATCAATTTCGCTAA